The proteins below are encoded in one region of Paeniglutamicibacter cryotolerans:
- a CDS encoding histidine phosphatase family protein, whose amino-acid sequence MGAKLALVRHGETEWNAQGRLQGQTDIGLNDVGRQQARAAGRELASGGWSLVACSPLGRAVETAALIAAGVGLPAGGTDPDLMERHYGEGEGRMVAHLPRRDIDELLLTAEPEQQVAERGLRALVRLVRRYPGANIIVVAHGTLIRLTLDALGGSGHGLPGNGEVIEIDAGLLSDVAAH is encoded by the coding sequence AACCGAATGGAATGCGCAGGGGCGCCTGCAGGGGCAGACTGATATCGGGCTTAACGATGTCGGCCGCCAGCAGGCGCGGGCCGCGGGCCGCGAACTGGCCTCCGGCGGGTGGAGCCTGGTGGCCTGCTCCCCGCTGGGCCGGGCCGTCGAGACTGCGGCGCTGATCGCCGCCGGCGTGGGTCTGCCGGCCGGGGGCACCGACCCCGATCTGATGGAGCGCCACTATGGGGAGGGCGAGGGGCGGATGGTGGCGCATCTGCCGCGCCGGGACATCGATGAGCTTCTGCTGACCGCCGAACCCGAGCAGCAGGTCGCTGAGCGGGGGTTGCGTGCGCTCGTCCGCCTGGTGCGCCGGTACCCAGGGGCGAATATCATCGTGGTGGCCCACGGTACATTGATCCGGCTGACCCTCGACGCGCTGGGCGGAAGCGGACACGGATTGCCGGGCAATGGCGAGGTGATTGAGATCGACGCCGGGCTCCTCAGCGACGTGGCTGCGCATTAG
- a CDS encoding integrase core domain-containing protein: MKNDPVDPTIRLAIARWPQDAPRGAVTAFCTEHHLSRKTFYQILKRARTEGQVAALEPRSRRPKTSPSSTSETLNDQAVAMRKSMEAAGWDHGPISVHDQMRKLGMQTPSIASLARIFSERGLVIPAPQKRPRSSYRSFRYPMPNACWQLDATEYVLEGGRKCVIFQLLDDHSRVAVASLAARTENGPDAVKVFRMGVAARGMPQRLLSDNGDALNPIRRGVISELVAYANSLGVATMTGKPYKPTTQGKNERFHSTLFKWLKKQPFAKDLAELQAQVEVFDQAYNTQRGHQSLEDRMTPQEAWDATPVAEHLAPGEWVKLSTKPAPGVGEAVLAVPPGEEQSPTPQNGSTPEPAKLTATLRTEHMAATGSQLMRVNKNRCLRVAGVELYLGKLLRSTMVKVLWDQADLMVISMDGELITKYDYPFPDGVTYLSLKHATAKFQNPPEMG, translated from the coding sequence GTGAAAAATGATCCAGTTGACCCGACGATACGCCTCGCCATCGCCCGATGGCCACAAGACGCACCCAGAGGAGCTGTCACCGCGTTCTGTACCGAGCACCACCTCAGCCGCAAAACGTTCTACCAAATCCTCAAACGAGCCCGCACCGAAGGACAGGTAGCCGCACTCGAACCCCGCTCGCGCCGCCCGAAAACCTCGCCCAGCTCCACCAGCGAAACCCTCAACGACCAAGCCGTCGCCATGCGCAAGTCCATGGAAGCCGCTGGCTGGGACCATGGACCGATCAGCGTGCACGACCAGATGCGCAAGCTGGGCATGCAAACCCCTTCAATTGCTTCCCTGGCCAGGATCTTCAGCGAACGTGGCCTGGTCATCCCGGCCCCGCAGAAGCGTCCCCGCTCCTCGTACCGCTCCTTCCGCTATCCGATGCCCAACGCCTGCTGGCAGCTGGATGCTACCGAATACGTGTTGGAAGGCGGTCGCAAATGCGTGATCTTCCAGCTGCTGGATGACCATTCCCGCGTGGCCGTGGCTTCTTTAGCGGCCAGGACGGAGAACGGTCCGGATGCGGTGAAGGTTTTCCGCATGGGTGTCGCCGCCCGCGGGATGCCACAGCGCTTGCTCAGCGACAATGGCGATGCCCTGAACCCCATCCGTCGGGGCGTGATCAGCGAATTGGTCGCGTACGCCAACAGTCTGGGAGTGGCCACGATGACCGGCAAGCCGTATAAGCCCACGACTCAGGGGAAGAATGAGCGGTTTCATTCGACGTTGTTCAAGTGGTTGAAGAAGCAGCCTTTCGCCAAGGACCTCGCTGAATTGCAAGCGCAGGTTGAGGTCTTTGACCAGGCCTACAACACGCAGCGTGGTCATCAGTCCTTGGAGGATCGGATGACACCGCAGGAGGCTTGGGATGCCACACCGGTCGCTGAGCATCTCGCGCCTGGGGAATGGGTGAAGCTCAGCACCAAGCCCGCTCCGGGCGTCGGCGAGGCTGTCCTGGCCGTACCGCCGGGTGAAGAGCAATCACCAACGCCACAGAACGGTTCAACCCCGGAGCCGGCCAAGCTCACTGCCACGCTGCGGACCGAGCACATGGCGGCAACGGGCAGTCAGTTGATGCGGGTCAATAAGAACAGGTGCCTGCGGGTTGCTGGCGTGGAGCTCTATTTGGGCAAACTGCTCCGCAGCACCATGGTGAAGGTCCTCTGGGATCAGGCGGATTTGATGGTGATCTCAATGGACGGTGAATTGATCACGAAATACGATTATCCATTCCCAGACGGCGTCACGTATCTGAGCTTGAAGCATGCCACAGCGAAATTCCAGAACCCACCAGAAATGGGGTGA
- a CDS encoding IS5 family transposase: MPALPSFLIKPLWTQFKALIPPRVDAHPLGCHKPRIPDRLVFDKLIQVLVLGAAYEKISDTTCLATTIRRRRDEWIHAGIFEQLEQIALESYDRIVGIDFEDLAVDGCIVKAPCGGEAAGRSPVDRGKQGTKRSLLVDGKGIPLGTVVAPANRHDSPLLRPTLERLGRFGFHLPQNMTVHLDAGYDSTKTRDLLEELGCAGEVATQGIPSPIQVGKRWVVERTNSWHNRGFRKLAICTERRTTVINAFIALANSVIVIRRLIREAWLTHRWDARPLRCP, from the coding sequence GTGCCTGCCCTTCCATCATTCCTCATCAAACCCCTCTGGACACAATTCAAGGCACTGATCCCACCCCGGGTTGATGCGCACCCACTGGGCTGCCACAAACCCCGCATCCCGGACCGGCTCGTCTTCGACAAGCTCATCCAGGTCCTCGTCCTGGGTGCCGCCTACGAAAAAATCTCCGACACCACCTGCTTGGCCACCACGATCCGACGACGCCGCGACGAATGGATCCACGCCGGGATCTTTGAACAACTCGAACAGATCGCCCTGGAATCCTACGACCGGATCGTGGGCATCGACTTCGAAGACCTCGCCGTGGACGGGTGCATCGTCAAGGCCCCCTGCGGCGGCGAGGCAGCCGGCCGATCCCCGGTAGATCGCGGCAAACAAGGAACCAAACGCTCCCTCCTGGTCGATGGCAAAGGCATCCCGCTGGGCACCGTGGTGGCCCCGGCGAACCGACACGACTCCCCGCTACTACGCCCCACCTTGGAACGGCTTGGCCGCTTCGGATTCCACCTGCCACAGAACATGACCGTGCACCTGGATGCCGGCTACGACTCCACCAAGACCCGGGACCTGCTCGAGGAACTCGGCTGCGCGGGCGAGGTCGCCACCCAGGGCATCCCCTCACCGATCCAGGTCGGCAAACGGTGGGTGGTGGAACGCACCAACTCCTGGCACAACCGCGGATTCCGCAAACTGGCGATCTGCACCGAACGGCGCACCACCGTCATCAACGCGTTCATCGCTTTGGCGAACAGTGTCATCGTGATCCGCCGACTCATCCGCGAAGCCTGGCTGACCCACCGCTGGGATGCCCGGCCCCTCCGCTGCCCCTGA